One window from the genome of Candidatus Manganitrophaceae bacterium encodes:
- a CDS encoding DUF502 domain-containing protein, protein MMKQLRNIMLTGLIALLPLYLTVTLLIWLFGLIDGVAQPWLYNVFGVEIWGLGVVATVVIIFVAGLVVSSVTGALFLGWMDRILERLPIIRGVYRGIKQIVDSFNPHNPSGFKEFVFVKQTSGEGYIGGFLTSEFSLVQANGVRQNMAVVFIPSNHLYLGAIHIVERTRIVKTALTLQEGVTFALSAGASMKGEVRQIE, encoded by the coding sequence ATGATGAAGCAGCTTCGAAATATTATGCTGACCGGGTTGATCGCCCTGTTGCCCCTTTATCTCACGGTCACCCTCCTGATCTGGCTCTTCGGCTTGATCGACGGCGTCGCCCAGCCGTGGCTCTATAACGTTTTTGGGGTGGAGATCTGGGGGTTGGGGGTGGTGGCGACGGTGGTGATCATCTTCGTTGCCGGCCTGGTCGTCTCCAGCGTGACCGGCGCCCTCTTCCTCGGCTGGATGGACCGCATCCTGGAGCGCCTTCCGATTATCCGAGGGGTCTATCGGGGGATCAAGCAGATCGTCGATAGTTTTAACCCGCACAATCCCTCCGGTTTTAAGGAATTCGTTTTCGTGAAACAGACGAGCGGGGAGGGCTATATCGGCGGATTCCTCACCAGTGAATTCAGCCTCGTTCAAGCCAACGGCGTACGACAAAACATGGCGGTCGTTTTCATCCCGAGCAATCACCTCTATCTCGGCGCGATCCACATCGTCGAGCGGACCCGAATCGTCAAAACGGCCCTGACCCTTCAAGAGGGGGTCACCTTCGCCCTCTCCGCCGGCGCGTCGATGAAGGGAGAGGTCCGACAGATCGAGTGA
- a CDS encoding SDR family oxidoreductase has product MSERVVLITGGAKGIGRAIGLDLAGRGWSVALCYRTSEKEAEETAVAIREKGVKALAVRADVSDPKAAERFVKEAEGTWGRIDALVHAAGPYHRVNLLEETIEGWHEMFDHNLHPLFYLARLVTPAMKARRWGRIVSFSMANADQMIGQPQITAHYISKVGVLILTRSLAKLLAPHGITVNAISPGFIRTGSAPESEMTGMIKNIPAGYVGEVTDAVAVARFLLSDEARYVTGGNIHLSGGWGV; this is encoded by the coding sequence ATGTCGGAACGGGTGGTGTTGATCACGGGGGGGGCGAAGGGGATCGGCCGGGCGATCGGGCTCGATCTCGCCGGCCGGGGATGGTCGGTGGCACTCTGCTATCGAACCAGCGAGAAAGAGGCCGAGGAGACGGCGGTGGCGATTCGGGAAAAAGGGGTGAAGGCACTCGCCGTCCGGGCCGACGTGTCCGATCCGAAAGCGGCCGAGCGATTTGTGAAAGAGGCCGAAGGGACGTGGGGGCGGATCGATGCGCTGGTCCATGCCGCCGGGCCGTATCATCGGGTCAACCTGCTGGAGGAAACGATCGAGGGATGGCATGAAATGTTCGACCACAATCTCCATCCGCTCTTTTACCTCGCCCGTCTCGTGACCCCCGCCATGAAGGCGCGGCGGTGGGGACGGATCGTCAGCTTCAGCATGGCGAACGCCGACCAGATGATCGGCCAGCCCCAGATCACGGCGCATTATATCTCGAAGGTCGGCGTCCTGATTCTCACCCGGTCTCTTGCCAAGCTGCTCGCCCCGCATGGGATCACGGTCAACGCGATCTCGCCCGGCTTCATCCGGACCGGAAGCGCCCCCGAGTCGGAGATGACGGGAATGATCAAGAACATCCCGGCCGGTTATGTCGGCGAGGTCACCGATGCGGTCGCCGTCGCCCGATTTCTCCTCTCCGACGAAGCGCGTTATGTCACCGGAGGGAACATCCATCTCAGCGGGGGATGGGGGGTCTAA
- a CDS encoding TerC family protein, producing the protein MDWLADPQAWIALTTLTALEIVLGIDNIIFISILAGKLPAAAQAKARTVGLMLAMVTRVGLLFSLTWIMRLTTPLFTLFAHDISGRDLILLGGGLFLIAKSTHEIHERLEGEEAHAAGRSATSFASVIIQISLLDIVFSLDSVITAVGMANQIAIMVLAVVIAVIFMIFFSGAISDFVHRHPTVKMLALAFLLLIGVTLIAEGLGQHISKGYIYFAMAFSVFVEMLNLKMRKGGLAPVQLREPYVDPAGKKGKRPIKKGRS; encoded by the coding sequence GTGGATTGGCTGGCAGACCCTCAGGCCTGGATCGCGTTGACGACGCTTACCGCGCTCGAGATCGTCCTGGGAATCGACAACATCATTTTTATCTCCATCCTCGCCGGGAAGCTTCCCGCCGCGGCGCAGGCGAAGGCCCGGACCGTCGGGCTGATGCTGGCGATGGTCACCCGGGTCGGTCTCCTTTTTTCTCTCACCTGGATCATGCGGCTGACGACGCCGCTCTTCACCCTCTTCGCCCATGACATTTCGGGGCGCGACCTCATTCTCTTAGGCGGCGGCCTCTTCCTCATCGCCAAGAGCACGCATGAAATTCACGAGCGCCTGGAGGGAGAGGAGGCGCACGCCGCGGGACGCTCGGCCACTTCGTTTGCCAGCGTCATCATTCAAATCAGCCTCCTTGACATCGTCTTCTCGCTCGACTCGGTGATCACGGCCGTGGGGATGGCCAATCAAATCGCGATCATGGTTTTAGCGGTGGTCATCGCGGTGATCTTCATGATTTTCTTTTCGGGGGCGATCAGCGATTTCGTCCATCGCCACCCGACGGTGAAGATGCTCGCCCTCGCCTTTCTTCTCCTCATCGGGGTGACGCTGATTGCCGAGGGGCTCGGCCAGCACATCTCCAAAGGGTATATCTATTTTGCCATGGCCTTTTCGGTGTTCGTGGAGATGCTGAACCTGAAGATGCGGAAGGGCGGACTGGCGCCGGTACAACTGCGAGAGCCGTATGTCGATCCGGCAGGGAAGAAGGGGAAGAGACCGATAAAAAAAGGTCGATCCTAG
- a CDS encoding DedA family protein, translating into MEFFKTFIDLFLHLDRHLVAVFQDYGPWTYLILFLIIFCETGLVVTPFLPGDSLLFGVGALAAGSDLHIGWLFILLSLAAILGDAVNYWIGHLIGPKVFQKKESRFFKKEHLDRTHQFYEKYGGKTIILARFVPIIRTFAPFVAGIGRMRYWHFAAYNIVGGILWIGLFLFGGYFFGNIPTVKENFTLVILGIIVVSVLPGVVELVRSRAGA; encoded by the coding sequence GTGGAATTTTTTAAGACCTTCATCGACCTCTTTCTTCATCTCGACCGACATCTCGTCGCCGTCTTTCAAGATTATGGTCCCTGGACCTATCTGATCCTCTTCCTCATTATCTTCTGTGAGACCGGCCTGGTCGTCACCCCTTTTCTTCCGGGCGACTCCCTTCTCTTCGGCGTCGGGGCGCTGGCCGCCGGCAGCGACCTCCATATCGGATGGCTCTTTATCCTTCTGAGCCTTGCCGCCATCCTGGGCGATGCGGTCAACTACTGGATCGGTCATTTGATCGGTCCCAAGGTCTTTCAGAAGAAAGAGAGCCGCTTCTTTAAAAAAGAGCATCTCGACCGGACGCATCAATTTTATGAGAAGTACGGCGGCAAGACGATCATCCTCGCCCGCTTCGTCCCGATCATCCGGACCTTCGCCCCCTTTGTCGCCGGGATCGGCCGGATGCGCTACTGGCATTTTGCCGCATATAATATTGTCGGCGGAATACTCTGGATCGGTCTCTTCTTATTCGGCGGGTATTTCTTCGGGAATATCCCGACGGTCAAGGAAAATTTCACGCTGGTGATCCTCGGCATCATCGTCGTGTCGGTGTTGCCGGGGGTGGTCGAGCTGGTCCGATCGCGCGCGGGGGCCTAG
- the nagZ gene encoding beta-N-acetylhexosaminidase: MKLSRKIGQLLMIGFDGTTPTKGVEELIKKHQIGGVILFSRNIKEPLQCAKLTASLQKLSPDVPLFIAVDQEGGRVSRLAPPFTQFPPARTLGRCDSVELTYSAAEAMAKELAAVGINMDFAPVLDVDTHPKNPIIGDRSFGANPTLVAKHGLAVIAALHDQKVIACGKHFPGHGDTAADSHKTLPSVDHPLSRMADLELKPFIHAVENRLHAIMTAHVRYPKLDEKYPASLSKKIVTQLLRKTIQFEGLVVTDDLEMKGITDGFTIPEAAVKEVQAGSDLILICHSPDQQMEALEALIRAVEKGTIKEERLNESLARILSLKEHFLLPRQAPKPKQIKQVVGCDTHRLVVEEIAKRGEPVPARRGGR, from the coding sequence ATGAAATTGAGCCGAAAGATCGGCCAGCTCTTGATGATCGGGTTTGACGGAACCACCCCGACGAAGGGGGTGGAGGAGCTCATCAAGAAACATCAAATCGGCGGGGTGATCCTCTTTTCCCGAAACATCAAAGAGCCGCTTCAGTGCGCCAAACTGACCGCGTCGCTTCAGAAGCTCTCCCCCGATGTCCCGCTCTTCATCGCCGTCGATCAGGAAGGGGGTCGGGTCTCGCGGCTGGCCCCTCCCTTCACGCAGTTTCCCCCGGCGCGGACGCTCGGCCGTTGCGATTCGGTCGAGCTGACCTACAGCGCCGCCGAGGCGATGGCGAAGGAGCTGGCGGCGGTTGGAATCAATATGGACTTCGCCCCGGTGCTCGATGTCGACACCCACCCGAAGAATCCGATTATCGGAGATCGTTCGTTCGGAGCCAATCCGACGCTCGTCGCCAAGCATGGTCTGGCGGTGATCGCCGCCCTGCATGATCAGAAGGTGATCGCCTGCGGGAAGCATTTTCCCGGCCACGGCGACACCGCAGCCGACTCCCACAAAACTCTGCCGTCGGTCGATCATCCCCTCTCCCGGATGGCCGACCTCGAATTAAAGCCGTTTATCCATGCGGTGGAAAACCGTCTCCATGCGATCATGACCGCCCATGTGCGCTATCCGAAGCTCGACGAAAAATATCCCGCCTCGCTCTCCAAGAAGATCGTCACCCAGCTGCTCCGAAAAACGATTCAGTTCGAAGGGCTCGTCGTCACCGATGATCTGGAGATGAAGGGGATCACCGACGGATTTACGATTCCCGAGGCGGCGGTGAAGGAGGTTCAGGCGGGATCCGATCTGATTTTAATTTGCCATTCACCCGACCAGCAGATGGAGGCGCTTGAAGCGCTGATCCGCGCCGTCGAGAAGGGGACGATCAAGGAGGAGCGGCTGAATGAATCGCTCGCCCGGATTCTGAGTCTCAAAGAGCACTTCCTCCTGCCGCGCCAGGCTCCCAAACCGAAGCAGATCAAGCAGGTGGTCGGCTGCGACACGCATCGATTGGTCGTTGAGGAGATTGCAAAACGGGGTGAGCCGGTCCCGGCGCGGCGGGGAGGGCGTTAA
- a CDS encoding leucyl aminopeptidase — MEFKVQRGTLAKQGGEMLVLGHYEGESLSPETASIDKAIGGKIQEVIASDEFSGRFLQTLVLRTDRTDRKIASPRLLLLGLGKRAETTLDRIRQAMGRAATQIREMGLTQFATQIHGKGLPRLSVQDLAQAMVEGVILGLYQFQVYKTDREALPKEVRECTLVDPDEKRAVEIQMGVRRGRSIAEGVNYVRDLCNAPSNVITPSRLADEAKKIASDYHLRVEVLERSDMERLGMGALLGVARGTVEPPKFIVLEYEGAQKKTRPIALVGKSVTFDSGGISLKPAESMEQMKYDMTGGATVLGTMRVAAQLQLPLHIIGVLPATDNMPSGTAIHPGDVVTTLSGKTVEVINTDAEGRLCLADALAYAVRFKPAAMIDLATLTGACVVALGNHAMALFGNDPKLTAQIQKASEETGERVWPLPLWDEYYDQIKSEVADLKNTGGRPGGSITAALFLKQFVGDTPWVHLDIAGTSWNGERPRPYVPKGSTGTGLRLLVQYLTGLAKQQKAKHK, encoded by the coding sequence ATGGAGTTTAAGGTCCAACGGGGAACGCTGGCGAAGCAGGGGGGCGAAATGCTGGTCCTCGGGCATTATGAGGGGGAGTCGCTTTCGCCCGAGACGGCGTCGATCGACAAAGCGATCGGCGGCAAGATTCAGGAGGTGATCGCCTCCGACGAATTCAGCGGTCGGTTCCTTCAGACGCTTGTCCTTCGAACCGACCGAACCGACCGAAAAATTGCCTCGCCCCGGCTCCTTTTGCTGGGGCTTGGAAAGCGCGCCGAGACGACGCTCGATCGGATCCGCCAAGCGATGGGACGGGCGGCGACCCAGATTCGCGAGATGGGGCTGACACAGTTCGCCACACAGATTCATGGGAAGGGACTGCCGCGTCTCTCCGTACAAGATTTGGCCCAGGCGATGGTGGAGGGGGTGATCCTCGGACTCTACCAATTTCAGGTTTACAAAACGGACCGGGAGGCCCTTCCGAAAGAGGTCCGCGAGTGCACCCTCGTCGATCCGGATGAAAAGCGGGCGGTCGAGATCCAGATGGGGGTCCGTCGCGGTCGGTCGATCGCCGAAGGGGTGAACTATGTCCGCGATCTCTGCAATGCGCCGTCGAATGTGATTACACCGAGCCGCCTGGCCGACGAAGCGAAGAAGATCGCCTCCGATTATCATCTCCGGGTCGAAGTTCTCGAGCGCTCCGACATGGAGCGGCTTGGGATGGGGGCCCTCCTCGGCGTGGCGCGGGGAACGGTGGAGCCGCCGAAGTTCATCGTCCTCGAATATGAGGGGGCGCAAAAAAAGACGCGGCCGATTGCGCTGGTCGGCAAGTCGGTGACATTCGATTCGGGGGGAATCTCGCTGAAACCGGCCGAGAGCATGGAGCAGATGAAATATGATATGACCGGCGGCGCCACCGTGCTGGGGACGATGCGGGTGGCCGCGCAGCTACAGCTCCCCCTCCATATCATCGGCGTCCTCCCGGCGACCGATAACATGCCGAGCGGCACCGCCATCCATCCCGGCGATGTCGTCACAACCCTCTCCGGAAAGACAGTCGAAGTGATCAACACCGATGCCGAGGGGCGGCTTTGCTTGGCCGACGCGCTCGCCTATGCCGTGCGATTTAAGCCGGCTGCGATGATCGATCTCGCCACCCTGACCGGCGCCTGTGTCGTGGCGCTCGGGAACCATGCGATGGCGCTGTTCGGAAACGATCCGAAGCTGACCGCGCAGATTCAGAAGGCGAGCGAGGAGACCGGCGAGCGGGTCTGGCCGCTGCCGCTCTGGGACGAATATTACGATCAGATCAAGAGCGAGGTGGCCGATCTGAAGAACACCGGGGGGCGGCCGGGCGGCAGCATCACCGCGGCGCTCTTCTTGAAACAGTTCGTCGGCGACACCCCTTGGGTCCATCTCGATATTGCCGGGACCTCTTGGAACGGGGAGAGACCCCGTCCCTATGTTCCGAAAGGATCGACCGGAACCGGCCTCCGCCTGCTGGTTCAGTATCTCACCGGTCTCGCCAAACAGCAAAAAGCCAAGCACAAATAA
- a CDS encoding radical SAM protein: MKVNEIFKSIQGESSYAGLPCIFLRTTYCNLRCHWCDTAYAFHEGTERSVESVLQEIRGYGCDLVEITGGEPLLQDEIYPLIRTLLDEGYRVLIETSGSVPIDRVDPRAVIIMDIKCPGSRMSHTVCWENLNRLKGADEVKFVIADRADYMWAKEILSRYPSLTDRTVLFSPVFDQMEPRQLAEWILEDRLPIRFQLQLHKYIWDPQMRGV, encoded by the coding sequence ATGAAAGTGAATGAAATCTTCAAAAGCATACAGGGAGAATCGAGCTATGCCGGACTCCCTTGTATTTTCCTTCGAACGACCTATTGCAATCTCCGATGCCACTGGTGCGATACCGCCTATGCCTTCCATGAAGGAACAGAGCGGTCGGTTGAATCGGTGTTGCAAGAGATCCGCGGTTACGGATGCGATCTGGTTGAAATCACCGGGGGGGAGCCGCTCTTACAGGACGAGATCTATCCGCTCATCCGCACCCTTCTCGATGAAGGGTATCGGGTCTTGATCGAAACCAGCGGCAGCGTTCCGATCGACCGGGTCGACCCCCGCGCCGTCATCATTATGGATATCAAATGTCCCGGCAGCCGGATGAGTCACACCGTCTGCTGGGAAAATCTGAATCGGCTGAAGGGGGCGGATGAGGTGAAATTCGTCATTGCCGACCGCGCCGACTATATGTGGGCAAAGGAGATTCTTTCCCGATATCCCTCCCTCACCGACCGGACCGTTCTCTTCTCCCCGGTCTTCGATCAGATGGAGCCGCGGCAGCTGGCCGAGTGGATCTTAGAAGATCGCCTTCCGATTCGATTTCAATTGCAGCTTCACAAATATATCTGGGACCCGCAAATGCGCGGGGTCTGA
- the rpsU gene encoding 30S ribosomal protein S21, with product MIKVYENQIEKALKALKRQLAKEGLLKELKRRSFYEKPSVKRKRKQKEARKKRLKAQRISSSMNP from the coding sequence TTGATCAAAGTTTACGAGAACCAAATTGAAAAGGCATTAAAAGCGCTGAAACGTCAATTGGCGAAAGAGGGGCTTTTAAAGGAACTCAAACGTCGCAGCTTCTACGAAAAACCTTCCGTCAAACGAAAGAGAAAGCAGAAAGAAGCTAGAAAAAAGCGCTTAAAGGCGCAGCGTATCTCTTCGTCTATGAATCCGTAA
- a CDS encoding diguanylate cyclase, whose amino-acid sequence MAKEPVKILLVEDNIDQRELTLRAFQKKDPDLQITSVETGPACLDALRQSRFDAVILDYSLPMMNGVDVLSEIQASGYTAPVIMVTGQGDETIAVEAMKRGAYDYIIKNQNYHHTLPPVVLKVIDQYKLKRHLENSSQRAHRLYEISLSLATERKIGVLSTTLVEGAKELMDAEGALLFLIDAEQKILQTDFVGVEFEGGIPQGPITKTGLFGLGCQERGPVLVENPKAHPLIGSTPELQSPLRQTLSIPLIREGRVLGVLNLINKKEDQPFSSEDQDFLSTLCINASVAIDNVRFLEEVEKQAITDSLTGLYNHREFQKRLYEETERANRYGKEFSLIMLDIDHFKSFNDTHGHPVGDSILKEIVKVIQKCVRNVDFPARYGGEEFSVILPETVGIHAAKVADRIREAIDEAAFVTTTGHRVHISVSIGVSSFPEDGTRREDLILAADQALYFAKRDGRNRVCRYQDTLKAAIEKDQSKLTEMLRSPEMKTIRDLASIIDAKSPYTRGHSEGVIEYALLLADALNLSIEEKQSLQLASLLHNIGIVSIPDTILNKPGPLSPEERKIIQAHPGLAQMLIKGSPSLESVLPAILYHHERYDGKGYPNGMKGEEIPFLARVLGVVEAYHAMISVRPYRPKLSQGEALQELRKHAGTQFDPKVVEAFIGTLNKSTTD is encoded by the coding sequence ATGGCAAAAGAACCGGTCAAGATCTTGCTGGTGGAAGACAATATCGATCAGCGGGAGCTGACCCTCCGTGCTTTTCAAAAAAAAGATCCCGATTTACAGATTACTTCGGTCGAGACCGGCCCGGCTTGTCTCGATGCGCTGAGACAGAGCCGCTTTGATGCGGTGATTCTCGATTACAGCCTTCCGATGATGAACGGGGTCGATGTGCTGAGCGAAATTCAGGCGTCGGGATATACCGCTCCGGTGATCATGGTGACGGGGCAAGGGGATGAGACGATTGCGGTCGAGGCAATGAAGCGCGGGGCCTACGATTACATCATCAAGAATCAAAATTATCATCATACCCTTCCTCCCGTCGTCCTCAAAGTGATCGATCAATACAAGCTCAAAAGACATCTTGAGAACAGCTCCCAACGGGCCCACCGCCTCTATGAGATCTCCCTCTCTTTGGCGACCGAGCGAAAAATTGGGGTCCTCAGCACGACCCTGGTGGAGGGGGCGAAGGAGTTGATGGATGCCGAAGGCGCGCTTCTTTTTTTAATCGATGCCGAACAGAAAATCCTTCAAACCGATTTTGTCGGGGTGGAGTTTGAGGGAGGGATTCCGCAAGGTCCCATCACAAAGACGGGGCTCTTCGGCCTCGGATGCCAGGAGCGAGGACCCGTTCTGGTGGAGAATCCGAAGGCGCATCCCCTGATCGGATCGACTCCCGAATTGCAATCTCCGCTGCGTCAAACGCTTTCCATCCCGCTGATCCGCGAAGGTCGGGTTTTAGGCGTTTTAAATCTGATCAATAAAAAAGAAGACCAGCCGTTCTCGTCCGAGGATCAGGATTTCCTGTCGACCCTCTGCATCAACGCCTCCGTGGCGATCGACAATGTCCGCTTTCTGGAAGAGGTGGAGAAGCAAGCGATCACCGACAGTCTGACCGGTCTCTACAATCATCGAGAATTCCAGAAGCGTTTATATGAAGAGACGGAGCGGGCGAATCGGTATGGAAAAGAGTTCTCGCTCATCATGCTCGACATCGATCACTTCAAGTCGTTCAATGATACGCACGGACATCCGGTGGGGGATTCGATCCTGAAAGAAATCGTTAAAGTCATTCAAAAGTGTGTTCGCAACGTCGACTTTCCGGCCCGGTATGGAGGAGAAGAATTTTCTGTCATTCTCCCGGAGACGGTCGGGATCCACGCGGCCAAAGTCGCCGACCGAATCCGAGAGGCGATCGACGAGGCCGCTTTCGTTACAACGACGGGACATCGCGTCCACATCTCGGTGAGCATCGGGGTGTCTTCCTTCCCGGAGGACGGAACGCGGCGGGAAGACTTGATCCTTGCCGCCGATCAGGCCCTCTATTTCGCCAAGCGGGACGGCCGCAACCGTGTTTGCCGCTATCAGGACACCTTGAAGGCGGCGATCGAAAAGGATCAAAGCAAGTTGACCGAAATGCTGCGCAGTCCGGAGATGAAGACCATTCGAGACCTGGCCTCCATCATTGATGCGAAGAGCCCCTACACGCGGGGCCACTCTGAAGGGGTCATCGAGTATGCCCTCCTGCTGGCCGACGCCCTCAATCTGAGCATCGAGGAGAAGCAGAGCTTGCAGCTGGCAAGCTTGCTTCACAACATCGGCATCGTCAGTATTCCCGATACCATCCTGAACAAGCCGGGTCCGCTCTCGCCCGAAGAGCGGAAAATTATCCAAGCGCATCCCGGCTTGGCTCAGATGTTGATCAAAGGCTCGCCGAGCCTCGAGTCGGTCCTCCCCGCCATCCTCTACCATCATGAGCGCTACGACGGAAAGGGCTATCCCAACGGCATGAAAGGGGAGGAGATCCCCTTTCTCGCCCGTGTCCTCGGGGTGGTCGAAGCCTATCATGCGATGATTTCGGTCCGCCCTTACCGCCCTAAACTCTCCCAAGGAGAGGCCCTCCAAGAGCTTCGGAAACATGCCGGCACCCAGTTCGATCCGAAAGTGGTCGAGGCCTTTATCGGCACCTTGAACAAAAGTACAACCGACTGA
- a CDS encoding response regulator, whose amino-acid sequence MEPIEILLVEDNPDHAELTRRSLEGGSMANKVTWVKDGQEALDYLFKKGSFIDAPRPGLILLDINLPKINGVEVLKKVKETEALRVIPVIMLTTSDRDEEALKCYSFGANSFITKPVKFSEFSEKVKSLKLYWLLVNRPPNPDA is encoded by the coding sequence ATGGAACCGATTGAAATCCTTCTGGTGGAAGACAACCCCGATCATGCCGAGTTGACCCGCCGCTCGCTGGAAGGCGGGAGTATGGCAAACAAGGTCACTTGGGTGAAGGATGGCCAAGAGGCGCTCGATTACCTCTTTAAGAAGGGGTCCTTTATAGACGCCCCCCGGCCCGGGTTGATCCTGCTCGACATTAACCTTCCTAAGATCAATGGGGTCGAGGTGTTGAAAAAGGTAAAAGAGACCGAAGCGCTTCGCGTCATTCCGGTGATCATGCTGACGACCTCGGATCGCGACGAAGAGGCCCTCAAATGTTACAGCTTCGGCGCGAACAGCTTCATTACAAAGCCGGTGAAGTTCAGCGAATTCTCGGAAAAGGTCAAATCGCTGAAACTTTACTGGCTGCTGGTCAATCGTCCGCCGAACCCCGACGCATAA